One Drechmeria coniospora strain ARSEF 6962 chromosome 01, whole genome shotgun sequence genomic region harbors:
- a CDS encoding metal homeostatis protein bsd2, with the protein MAGRYERVSCSDAMLPSAAPIRRSAAATRSRRHDPWLTDPTPGLQVHDDHDDDLVSPTAPRPNVVPSSPPPSFRSRSSSPVRSRPVDAALADAFDSDDDSDDEADDRQRLVRQSVATTGSISSVVSPPAAFFAQTTPAAAGSRTRYVGGGVGTDGVFANMSARPELASTEKDEQPPSYEQAAADAAPPYWETTIIAPGFGGLDEVYVDGMPVGSVFSFIWNGMISTSFQLVGFLLTYLLHSTHAAKNGSRAGLGITLIQYGFYMKGASFGESPRMSGPDGYAAPPDPNAHDFKAGDVTGAGRNEVTGSDWLAYLLMIVGWFILIKSIAEFWKARRHEQLVMQSPERGLNVAIIADGETAERVV; encoded by the exons atggccggccgATACGAAAGGGTGAGTTGCTCTGATGCGATGCTCCCATCCGCCGCTCCCATCCGCCGCTCCGCTGCTGCGACGCGCTCTCGCCGCCACGACCCTTGGCTGACCGACCCGACCCCCGGCTTGCAGGTCCacgacgaccacgacgacgacctcgtttcgccgacggcgccgaggcccaACGTCGTccccagctcgccgccgccctcgtttCGCTCCCGATCCTCCTCCCCCGTCCGCTCCCGtcccgtcgacgcggccctcgccgacgccttcgactcggacgatgacagcgacgacgaggccgacgacaggCAGCGGCTCGTCCGCCAGAGCgtcgcgacgacgggctccATAAGCAgcgtcgtctcgccgcccgccgccttcttcgcccagacgacccccgccgccgccggctcgaggacgagatacgtcggcggaggcgtcggcaccgacggcgtcTTCGCCAAcatgtcggcgaggccggagcTCGCGAGCACGGAAAAGGACGAGCAGCCTCCC TCGTACGagcaagccgccgccgacgcggccccGCCGTACTGGGAAACGACCATCATCGCccccggcttcggcggcctcgacgaggtctacgtcgacggcatgcccGTCGGCTCCGTCTTCTCCTTCATCTGGAACGGCATGATCTCGACGTCcttccagctcgtcggcttcctgcTGACCTACCTGCTGCACTCGACGCACGCGGCCAAGAACGGCTCgcgcgccggcctcggcatcaccCTCATCCAGTACGGCTTCTACATGAAGGGCGCCAGCTTCGGCGAGTCGCCGCGCATGAGCGGCCCCGACGGCTACGCCGCCCCGCCCGACCCCAACGCCCACGACttcaaggccggcgacgtcaccggcgccggccgcaaCGAGGTCACCGGCTCCGACTGGCTGGCCTACCTGCTGATGATTGTCGGCTGGTTCATCCTCATCAAGAGCATCGCCGAGTTCTGGAAGGCCCGCCGCCACGAGCAGCTCGTCATGCAGAGCCCCGAGCGCGGCCTCAACGTCGCCATAATCGCCGACGGGGAGACGGCCGAGCGCGTCGTCTGA